A part of Lacinutrix sp. 5H-3-7-4 genomic DNA contains:
- a CDS encoding TonB-dependent siderophore receptor, with product MKKRILFLFAIFCGLSCLAQTKLDSIQNLDEVVLNDNKLIENGKGFKITVLNDSVLSKNNTSFTNLLRFNSNIYFKENGFGMVSSPSFRGTNASQTAVIWNGISINSQLNGQTDFNTINTNNINKVVIRNGGGSVQYGSGAIGGSIHLDNTLSFSSHLKNDVKLNYGSFDSKNVSLVTDYGSDKFAFNVGVNYIESDNDYKYLGLDQVNENGAFNNLSFSANLGYFISDNDVIKLYHQSYLSDREFSGTTVTPSNSKYEDKNSRSMLEWFRTASAYKSSFKVAYLKEHFEYYQNKDSEFFSFGKVNTLVLKHSLDFNLSKTLSVKSILDYNYFQGEGSSFGEPNRNAFSATGLLQYNPNSKLNIGLNIRQDVTSNFKSPLLFSIDGVYGFSKYYKLKINASKNYRVPTFNDLYWQPGGNLDLVPESSYQIDLGHVLNYKAFQFNLNTYYISTEDLIQWQPGASGIWSPENIAKSQSYGVEAGLNITKTFNKQEFIFSSNYSYTVSENVETNKQLIYVPFHKANASIAYRFKRFSMFYQHMFNGEVFTTADNLKGSFYSLEPYDVANLGLNYKVIKTTKNQLDLRVNIDNLFNEIYQNVAFRPMPNRNFNIQLHYKF from the coding sequence ATGAAAAAACGTATTCTATTTTTATTTGCAATTTTTTGTGGTTTAAGCTGTTTGGCTCAAACTAAGCTAGACTCTATTCAAAATTTAGATGAAGTTGTTTTAAATGATAATAAACTTATAGAAAATGGTAAAGGTTTTAAAATAACTGTTTTAAACGATTCTGTTTTAAGTAAAAACAATACCTCGTTTACAAACTTATTGCGTTTTAATTCTAATATTTATTTTAAAGAAAATGGTTTTGGAATGGTTTCTTCGCCATCTTTTAGAGGTACAAATGCATCTCAAACAGCAGTGATTTGGAATGGAATTTCTATTAACTCTCAACTTAATGGGCAAACCGATTTTAATACCATAAATACAAATAACATAAATAAAGTTGTTATTAGAAATGGCGGTGGAAGTGTACAATATGGAAGTGGCGCTATTGGCGGAAGTATTCACTTAGATAATACACTAAGTTTTAGTTCACATTTAAAAAATGATGTTAAACTTAATTACGGCAGTTTTGATAGTAAAAATGTAAGTCTTGTTACAGATTATGGAAGTGATAAATTCGCCTTTAATGTTGGAGTAAATTATATAGAATCTGACAATGATTATAAATATTTAGGTTTAGATCAAGTTAATGAAAACGGAGCTTTTAACAATTTAAGTTTTAGCGCTAATTTGGGATATTTTATTTCTGATAATGATGTAATTAAACTTTATCATCAGTCGTATTTGTCAGATAGAGAATTTTCTGGTACAACAGTAACTCCATCTAATAGTAAATATGAAGATAAAAACTCGAGATCTATGTTGGAGTGGTTTAGAACTGCATCTGCATATAAATCTTCGTTTAAAGTCGCATATTTAAAAGAACATTTTGAATATTACCAAAATAAAGATTCAGAATTCTTTTCTTTTGGAAAAGTTAATACGCTTGTGTTAAAACATAGTTTAGATTTTAATTTATCTAAAACACTGTCTGTAAAAAGTATTTTAGATTACAATTATTTTCAAGGTGAAGGCAGTAGTTTTGGTGAGCCAAATAGAAACGCATTTTCTGCTACAGGATTACTACAATACAACCCAAATAGTAAACTAAATATAGGCTTAAATATACGTCAAGACGTAACGTCTAATTTTAAAAGTCCATTATTGTTTTCTATTGATGGCGTTTATGGTTTTTCTAAATATTATAAGTTAAAAATTAATGCTTCAAAAAATTATAGAGTACCTACTTTTAATGATTTGTATTGGCAACCTGGAGGCAATTTAGATTTAGTTCCAGAGTCTTCTTACCAAATAGATTTAGGTCATGTACTTAATTATAAAGCCTTTCAATTTAACTTAAATACGTATTATATTTCTACTGAAGATTTAATACAATGGCAACCAGGCGCATCTGGTATTTGGTCACCAGAAAATATAGCAAAATCTCAAAGTTATGGAGTAGAAGCAGGATTAAATATTACAAAGACTTTTAATAAACAAGAGTTTATTTTTTCTTCTAATTATTCTTATACAGTATCTGAAAACGTTGAAACTAATAAGCAATTAATCTATGTGCCTTTTCATAAAGCAAACGCATCTATTGCTTATCGTTTTAAAAGGTTTTCTATGTTTTATCAGCATATGTTTAATGGCGAAGTATTTACAACTGCCGATAATTTAAAAGGTTCTTTTTATAGCTTAGAACCTTACGATGTTGCTAATTTAGGACTTAACTATAAAGTAATTAAAACAACAAAAAACCAATTGGATTTAAGAGTAAACATTGATAATCTTTTTAATGAAATTTATCAAAATGTAGCTTTTAGACCAATGCCAAACAGAAACTTTAATATTCAATTACACTATAAATTTTAA
- a CDS encoding YncE family protein, producing the protein MKKIIYSVLTLALLVTSCSNDDDLATPSEPLGAYEDGIIVSSEGGPSSISYVSNDFSTSENQVYFNVNGENLGVYLQSVGFHEDKAYIVVDAGTISVVNRYTFENLGTISTGLSLPRYIAFNGDTAYVSDWADPNNATDDYIAVVDLNSNTVTSSIAVSEGPEQVLVNSNKLYVSHKGGYNTNNVVTVVNTEDNTTETITVDSKPDEMAINNDGDLIVLSGGNESWTGNETQASITKIDMSNNSIISSLAFETGLHPGLMAYNNGMAYYIVNNEVFGLTDDATTLPATPLFSVSAAYAYGLSIKDNNLFVTDASFTENSTLLIYDILTGAETNSFPVGIGASKIYFN; encoded by the coding sequence ATGAAAAAGATTATTTATTCAGTTTTAACATTAGCATTATTAGTAACTTCTTGCTCTAATGATGATGATTTAGCAACACCTTCTGAGCCTTTAGGAGCTTATGAAGATGGAATTATTGTAAGTTCTGAAGGTGGTCCATCTTCAATTTCTTATGTGTCTAACGATTTTTCTACTTCAGAAAATCAAGTATATTTTAATGTTAACGGTGAAAACTTAGGTGTGTATTTACAATCTGTTGGTTTTCATGAAGATAAAGCATATATAGTAGTAGATGCAGGAACCATTTCTGTAGTTAACCGTTATACTTTTGAAAATCTTGGAACGATTTCTACAGGTTTAAGTTTACCAAGATATATAGCGTTTAATGGAGATACAGCTTATGTGTCTGATTGGGCAGACCCAAATAATGCTACAGATGATTATATTGCTGTTGTAGATTTAAATTCTAATACTGTTACCAGTTCAATAGCTGTGTCTGAAGGTCCAGAACAAGTATTAGTAAACTCTAATAAATTATATGTTTCTCACAAAGGTGGATATAATACTAATAATGTAGTAACTGTAGTAAATACTGAAGACAATACAACAGAAACAATAACTGTAGATTCTAAGCCAGATGAAATGGCAATTAATAATGATGGAGATTTAATTGTATTATCTGGAGGAAACGAAAGTTGGACAGGTAATGAAACACAAGCATCAATTACAAAAATTGATATGTCTAATAATTCTATTATATCTTCTTTAGCTTTTGAAACAGGTTTACATCCAGGTTTAATGGCTTATAATAATGGTATGGCTTATTATATTGTAAATAATGAAGTGTTTGGATTAACAGATGATGCTACAACTTTACCAGCAACTCCATTATTCTCGGTATCTGCAGCTTATGCTTATGGATTATCTATTAAGGATAATAATTTATTTGTAACAGATGCAAGCTTTACAGAAAACAGTACTTTATTAATTTACGATATATTAACAGGAGCAGAGACAAATAGTTTTCCTGTAGGAATAGGTGCTTCAAAAATATATTTTAACTAA